A portion of the Babylonia areolata isolate BAREFJ2019XMU chromosome 4, ASM4173473v1, whole genome shotgun sequence genome contains these proteins:
- the LOC143281129 gene encoding uncharacterized protein LOC143281129 isoform X1, translating to MTTCSVHTITTHAKHHHHHPSLRFMGSGTGSHSGSGSGSNSPPPPIKTEPQEDDDDCSSNPPSSTPSKTPPTVHSPPVGLLNHRNLVQDEKLVVATLASLNSGDPSNIIKQDLRLIIQSRRKAEGKGELQVDFKTPPKDEQQLTSEELEKRARRRELNRLAAKRSREKGQRRKETLIQEIQGLQNRNGALEGALASLVEERDNLVRTLKTHLPHCQDSSAMTRSAQLLAFSNRLAQLLDWTIPGPGPTSTPAVPVLPLPSTEPTVLVEIQAPDPVQPPVPPHPHAHQTREASHHSLSSPSTPLPLGPAPPPAFPSPVGPSAPELPSPSTHYSPAGRTHVHGTGPSETVSSRDLEIDASAAAALREGIERRHHRHSFRVSAPASPTFSAQSASHHSQFSPRSSPPPHPSSLPITPTHLLPSPSHSLPPPLPSPSSSLPPFLPSPSHSLPAHLPSPSRSMPPFLSSPAHLPSPSHLPSPLSHLPSPHLPSPHSHLPSPHSHLPSPSHSLPPPLPSPHSHLPSPHSHLPSPSHSLPPPLPSPHSHLPSPSHSLPPPLPSPSHSFPSRQSSPSVPRPSHLALDTSGGQRDTGNHLVSYTGTEDESSRSPLSNPALLRSPKQSPSIVKRPQSLDLRGVGIIPKKDPALRSPVIPKKDPALRSPVIPKKDPALRSPTIPKKDPALRSPIIESSPTPPVTATSTSGLRSSGMFKRGPVQRVASFHGVSTQNPGEQVTPLNLSKRRKSEDYGSMTGDDSSDSQQTGLSGHHTWPSGAGSWIKREEERELPLNLVCREQPSATITSGQSGLTQEAKNQPKSPLAFRQEGLESQDKNVELTSSVPKRLMRFNSYDGSS from the exons ATGACCACGTGCAGCGTGCACACCATCACCACGCAcgccaaacaccaccatcaccacccctccctcaggTTCATGGGCTCAGGCACTGGCTCCCATTCCGGCTCTGGCTCCGGCTCCAACTCTCCTCCCCCGCCCATCAAGACTGAGCCgcaggaagacgacgacgactgcAGCAGCAACCCTCCGTCGTCCACACCGTCCAAGACTCCACCCACTGTGCACTCTCCACCTGTGGGTCTGCTCAACCACCGCAACCTGGTGCAGGACGAGAAGCTGGTTGTTGCCACCCTCGCCTCCCTCAACTCAGGAGACCCCAGCAACATCATCAAGCAGGATCTCCGCCTCATCATTCAGTCCCGCAGGAaagcagaggggaagggggagctgCAGGTCGACTTCAAGACTCCCCCCAAAGATGAG CAGCAGCTTACGTCAGAGGAGCTGGAGAAGCGAGCCAGGAGGAGGGAACTGAACCGACTGGCCGCCAAGCGCTCGAGAGAGAAGGGGCAGCGTCGGAAAGAGACCCTCATCCAG GAGATCCAGGGTCTTCAGAACCGCAATGGAGCCCTGGAGGGAGCCCTGGCATCCTtggtggaggagagggacaaCCTGGTCAGAACCCTCAAAACTCACCTCCCTCACTGCCAGGACTCGTCCGCCATGACCCGCTCCGCCCAGCTGTTGGCGTTCTCGAACCGCTTGGCCCAGCTCCTGGATTGGACCATCCCCGGTCCaggccccacctccacccccgctgTCCCCGTCCTGCCCTTGCCCTCCACAGAGCCCACTGTGCTGGTGGAGATTCAGGCTCCTGACCCTGTGCAGCCCCCTGTGCCTCCTCACCCCCACGCTCATCAGACTAGAGAAGCGTCACACCACAGTCTGTCTTCTCCTTCCACACCGTTACCTCTTGGGCCGGCCCCTCCACCCGCCTTCCCCAGCCCAGTTGGTCCTTCTGCCCCAGAACTCCCCAGTCCTTCCACACACTACTCTCCTGCTGGGCGAACTCATGTGCATGGGACTGGTCCATCGGAGACGGTTTCCTCGAGGGATTTGGAGATTGATGCTTCAGCGGCTGCTGCTTTACGGGAGGGGATTGAGCGTCGACATCATCGTCATTCGTTCCGGGTGTCGGCCCCTGCCTCTCCGACATTTTCGGCTCAGTCAGCCTCACATCATTCTCAGTTTTCTCCTcgctcttcccctcctccccatccttcctcccttcccatcaCTCCCACTCATTtgcttccctccccatcccattctctgccccctccccttccttccccatccagctccctccctcccttcctcccgtccccctcccatTCTCTGCCGGCTCACCTGCCTTCTCCGTCACGTTCCATGCCGCCATTCCTGTCCTCCCCCGCCCACCTGCCTTCACCTTCACACCTcccgtctcccctctctcacctcccctctccccatcttccTTCCCCTCATTCCCACCTCCCGTCCCCTCATTCCCATCTACCGTCTCCATCGCACTCCTTacctccccctcttccatccccccactcccatcttcCTTCTCCCCACTCTCATCTACCATCTCCGTCTCACTCTTTACCACCCCCGCTTCCATCCCCTCATTCTCACCTGCCTTCTCCGTCTCATTCATTGCCACCCCCACTTCCATCCCCCTCTCATTCTTTCCCTTCTCGTCagtcctccccctctgtccctcgtCCATCACATCTGGCCTTGGACAcaagtgggggacagagagacacaggaaatCACCTGGTCTCCTACACAGGCACCGAGGATGAGAGTTCTCGAAGCCCTCTGTCCAACCCGGCCCTTCTTCGCAGCCCCAAGCAGAGTCCAAGCATAGTCAAACGTCCCCAGAGCCTGGATCTGCGTGGAGTGGGCATCATCCCTAAAAAGGATCCAGCCCTCAGATCCCCAGTCATTCCAAAAAAAGATCCTGCGCTGCGTTCCCCCGTCATCCCAAAGAAAGACCCGGCATTGCGCTCGCCCACAATTCCAAAGAAGGATCCTGCCCTTCGCTCCCCTATCATTGAAAGTTCGCCTACGCCACCAGTCACAGCAACCTCAACATCAGGTTTACGAAGCAGCGGGATGTTCAAGCGAGGTCCTGTGCAGCGTGTGGCCAGTTTCCATGGTGTGTCCACCCAGAATCCCGGTGAACAGGTGACCCCCCTCAACCTCAGTAAACGACGCAAAAGTGAAGATTATGGATCAATGACTGGTGATGATTCATCTGACAGCCAGCAAACAGGTTTAAGTGGTCATCACACCTGGCCTTCCGGTGCTGGCTCCTGGATCAAGCGAGAAGAGGAGCGTGAACTGCCTCTGAACCTGGTGTGTCGGGAACAACCCTCTGCCACCATCACCTCAGGTCAAAGTGGGTTGACTCAGGAagccaaaaaccaaccaaaaagtCCTCTTGCTTTCAGGCAAGAAGGCCTTGAGTCCCAGGACAAAAATGTTGAATTGACATCATCTGTTCCAAAAAGATTGATGCGTTTCAATAGTTACGATGGGTCTAGTTAG
- the LOC143281129 gene encoding uncharacterized protein LOC143281129 isoform X2 yields the protein MTTCSVHTITTHAKHHHHHPSLRFMGSGTGSHSGSGSGSNSPPPPIKTEPQEDDDDCSSNPPSSTPSKTPPTVHSPPVGLLNHRNLVQDEKLVVATLASLNSGDPSNIIKQDLRLIIQSRRKAEGKGELQVDFKTPPKDEQLTSEELEKRARRRELNRLAAKRSREKGQRRKETLIQEIQGLQNRNGALEGALASLVEERDNLVRTLKTHLPHCQDSSAMTRSAQLLAFSNRLAQLLDWTIPGPGPTSTPAVPVLPLPSTEPTVLVEIQAPDPVQPPVPPHPHAHQTREASHHSLSSPSTPLPLGPAPPPAFPSPVGPSAPELPSPSTHYSPAGRTHVHGTGPSETVSSRDLEIDASAAAALREGIERRHHRHSFRVSAPASPTFSAQSASHHSQFSPRSSPPPHPSSLPITPTHLLPSPSHSLPPPLPSPSSSLPPFLPSPSHSLPAHLPSPSRSMPPFLSSPAHLPSPSHLPSPLSHLPSPHLPSPHSHLPSPHSHLPSPSHSLPPPLPSPHSHLPSPHSHLPSPSHSLPPPLPSPHSHLPSPSHSLPPPLPSPSHSFPSRQSSPSVPRPSHLALDTSGGQRDTGNHLVSYTGTEDESSRSPLSNPALLRSPKQSPSIVKRPQSLDLRGVGIIPKKDPALRSPVIPKKDPALRSPVIPKKDPALRSPTIPKKDPALRSPIIESSPTPPVTATSTSGLRSSGMFKRGPVQRVASFHGVSTQNPGEQVTPLNLSKRRKSEDYGSMTGDDSSDSQQTGLSGHHTWPSGAGSWIKREEERELPLNLVCREQPSATITSGQSGLTQEAKNQPKSPLAFRQEGLESQDKNVELTSSVPKRLMRFNSYDGSS from the exons ATGACCACGTGCAGCGTGCACACCATCACCACGCAcgccaaacaccaccatcaccacccctccctcaggTTCATGGGCTCAGGCACTGGCTCCCATTCCGGCTCTGGCTCCGGCTCCAACTCTCCTCCCCCGCCCATCAAGACTGAGCCgcaggaagacgacgacgactgcAGCAGCAACCCTCCGTCGTCCACACCGTCCAAGACTCCACCCACTGTGCACTCTCCACCTGTGGGTCTGCTCAACCACCGCAACCTGGTGCAGGACGAGAAGCTGGTTGTTGCCACCCTCGCCTCCCTCAACTCAGGAGACCCCAGCAACATCATCAAGCAGGATCTCCGCCTCATCATTCAGTCCCGCAGGAaagcagaggggaagggggagctgCAGGTCGACTTCAAGACTCCCCCCAAAGATGAG CAGCTTACGTCAGAGGAGCTGGAGAAGCGAGCCAGGAGGAGGGAACTGAACCGACTGGCCGCCAAGCGCTCGAGAGAGAAGGGGCAGCGTCGGAAAGAGACCCTCATCCAG GAGATCCAGGGTCTTCAGAACCGCAATGGAGCCCTGGAGGGAGCCCTGGCATCCTtggtggaggagagggacaaCCTGGTCAGAACCCTCAAAACTCACCTCCCTCACTGCCAGGACTCGTCCGCCATGACCCGCTCCGCCCAGCTGTTGGCGTTCTCGAACCGCTTGGCCCAGCTCCTGGATTGGACCATCCCCGGTCCaggccccacctccacccccgctgTCCCCGTCCTGCCCTTGCCCTCCACAGAGCCCACTGTGCTGGTGGAGATTCAGGCTCCTGACCCTGTGCAGCCCCCTGTGCCTCCTCACCCCCACGCTCATCAGACTAGAGAAGCGTCACACCACAGTCTGTCTTCTCCTTCCACACCGTTACCTCTTGGGCCGGCCCCTCCACCCGCCTTCCCCAGCCCAGTTGGTCCTTCTGCCCCAGAACTCCCCAGTCCTTCCACACACTACTCTCCTGCTGGGCGAACTCATGTGCATGGGACTGGTCCATCGGAGACGGTTTCCTCGAGGGATTTGGAGATTGATGCTTCAGCGGCTGCTGCTTTACGGGAGGGGATTGAGCGTCGACATCATCGTCATTCGTTCCGGGTGTCGGCCCCTGCCTCTCCGACATTTTCGGCTCAGTCAGCCTCACATCATTCTCAGTTTTCTCCTcgctcttcccctcctccccatccttcctcccttcccatcaCTCCCACTCATTtgcttccctccccatcccattctctgccccctccccttccttccccatccagctccctccctcccttcctcccgtccccctcccatTCTCTGCCGGCTCACCTGCCTTCTCCGTCACGTTCCATGCCGCCATTCCTGTCCTCCCCCGCCCACCTGCCTTCACCTTCACACCTcccgtctcccctctctcacctcccctctccccatcttccTTCCCCTCATTCCCACCTCCCGTCCCCTCATTCCCATCTACCGTCTCCATCGCACTCCTTacctccccctcttccatccccccactcccatcttcCTTCTCCCCACTCTCATCTACCATCTCCGTCTCACTCTTTACCACCCCCGCTTCCATCCCCTCATTCTCACCTGCCTTCTCCGTCTCATTCATTGCCACCCCCACTTCCATCCCCCTCTCATTCTTTCCCTTCTCGTCagtcctccccctctgtccctcgtCCATCACATCTGGCCTTGGACAcaagtgggggacagagagacacaggaaatCACCTGGTCTCCTACACAGGCACCGAGGATGAGAGTTCTCGAAGCCCTCTGTCCAACCCGGCCCTTCTTCGCAGCCCCAAGCAGAGTCCAAGCATAGTCAAACGTCCCCAGAGCCTGGATCTGCGTGGAGTGGGCATCATCCCTAAAAAGGATCCAGCCCTCAGATCCCCAGTCATTCCAAAAAAAGATCCTGCGCTGCGTTCCCCCGTCATCCCAAAGAAAGACCCGGCATTGCGCTCGCCCACAATTCCAAAGAAGGATCCTGCCCTTCGCTCCCCTATCATTGAAAGTTCGCCTACGCCACCAGTCACAGCAACCTCAACATCAGGTTTACGAAGCAGCGGGATGTTCAAGCGAGGTCCTGTGCAGCGTGTGGCCAGTTTCCATGGTGTGTCCACCCAGAATCCCGGTGAACAGGTGACCCCCCTCAACCTCAGTAAACGACGCAAAAGTGAAGATTATGGATCAATGACTGGTGATGATTCATCTGACAGCCAGCAAACAGGTTTAAGTGGTCATCACACCTGGCCTTCCGGTGCTGGCTCCTGGATCAAGCGAGAAGAGGAGCGTGAACTGCCTCTGAACCTGGTGTGTCGGGAACAACCCTCTGCCACCATCACCTCAGGTCAAAGTGGGTTGACTCAGGAagccaaaaaccaaccaaaaagtCCTCTTGCTTTCAGGCAAGAAGGCCTTGAGTCCCAGGACAAAAATGTTGAATTGACATCATCTGTTCCAAAAAGATTGATGCGTTTCAATAGTTACGATGGGTCTAGTTAG